In a single window of the candidate division WOR-3 bacterium genome:
- the ybeY gene encoding rRNA maturation RNase YbeY produces MKVNVLGEITANEEKCYRYWAQKVLKKISHRIAVGANALNIIIVNDQFIKKLNKNFLGRNYPTDVMAFPLAKSKELIMPKEEVLWGEIYISKDRAQIQAQELSITLDKEICNLITHGILHLAGYSHQAMKKIEKMLTSNSE; encoded by the coding sequence ATGAAGGTAAATGTTTTAGGAGAAATAACTGCTAACGAAGAAAAATGCTATCGTTATTGGGCACAAAAGGTCTTAAAAAAAATTAGCCACCGGATTGCTGTAGGAGCTAACGCTCTTAATATTATTATAGTAAATGACCAGTTCATTAAAAAACTGAACAAAAATTTTTTAGGCCGAAACTATCCTACTGATGTAATGGCGTTTCCTTTGGCCAAATCCAAAGAATTAATTATGCCAAAAGAAGAAGTCTTGTGGGGTGAAATATATATTTCGAAAGACCGCGCTCAGATTCAAGCCCAAGAGCTCAGCATCACCCTAGATAAAGAAATATGTAACCTTATTACTCATGGTATTCTACATCTCGCTGGTTATTCGCACCAAGCGATGAAAAAAATCGAAAAAATGTTAACATCAAATAGTGAATGA
- a CDS encoding PhoH family protein, whose translation MSEIKNKIGRFSISLEGIDPVALLGLADENLRIITQNFQSQIVVRGDRIRITGPQSELADIRELFTVLIEAIKHDETITPSRIKKEINNIIGGKRRLVSAEKSERPPEGAIYTPKKIIVPKSDNQKQYLLAIDNYDIVVAIGPAGTGKTYLAVAKAVEALTSGKISRIILTRPAVEAGEQLGFLPGNFKEKVDPYLRPLYDALYDMMTLERIKRLIDEQVIEIAPLAYMRGRTLSDAYIILDEAQNTTSAQMKMFLTRLGWNSKSIVTGDVTQIDLDRKQSSGLVEIQYKLRNIEDIKFIYFDDRDVVRPPLVSKIIRAYSEP comes from the coding sequence GTGTCCGAAATAAAAAATAAAATTGGCCGGTTTTCGATAAGTCTTGAGGGTATTGATCCCGTAGCACTCTTGGGGCTTGCTGATGAAAATCTTAGAATCATAACTCAAAATTTTCAATCACAAATTGTAGTACGGGGAGACCGCATTAGAATCACCGGCCCACAATCAGAACTGGCTGACATTCGGGAACTTTTTACGGTGCTTATTGAGGCCATAAAACATGATGAGACAATAACACCTTCGCGGATTAAAAAAGAAATCAATAACATTATCGGCGGCAAACGTCGACTTGTATCTGCAGAAAAAAGTGAGCGTCCACCGGAAGGGGCAATTTATACTCCCAAAAAAATTATTGTGCCCAAATCTGACAACCAGAAACAATATCTTTTAGCAATCGATAATTATGACATAGTTGTTGCGATCGGACCAGCCGGCACCGGTAAGACATACTTAGCTGTAGCCAAGGCTGTGGAGGCTTTAACCTCTGGGAAAATCAGCCGAATTATCCTTACCCGACCGGCAGTAGAGGCCGGTGAACAGTTAGGATTTCTTCCAGGGAATTTTAAAGAAAAAGTCGATCCTTATCTGCGGCCACTTTATGACGCGCTCTATGATATGATGACTTTAGAACGAATCAAACGCCTCATCGACGAGCAAGTCATCGAAATAGCGCCACTGGCCTACATGCGGGGTCGAACCTTATCCGACGCTTATATCATCCTTGATGAAGCGCAAAATACCACGTCAGCACAAATGAAAATGTTTTTAACTCGGCTCGGGTGGAATTCAAAATCAATTGTCACGGGTGACGTGACGCAAATCGACTTAGACCGCAAGCAATCGTCTGGTTTGGTCGAGATTCAGTACAAATTACGGAATATCGAAGACATTAAATTTATTTATTTTGATGACCGGGATGTTGTTCGACCCCCATTGGTTTCAAAAATTATCCGGGCTTATTCGGAACCGTAA
- a CDS encoding hemolysin family protein, which translates to MIGYLLIICLLLILSLLFSGSETAFFTIAGQKEKFLSANSFTSNSQTSFIKNLLNNPPRLLSVILIGNLLVNTTASSLFTLFAIKLAELCSWPTNLILTIGAIAFTIVLIMIGEITPKILAVRNPIGLLKISLGFIRIVYNTLGVITAPLNIWGMKLAEKISNIFHIPPFPTIEDIKTYIGHSVKKGTLLPQEEDFLLNLTELTTRRVSEIMTPRIKMVCLNEDLTVKETLSLIYQNKLPLVSRIPVYKKSIDQITGVLYIKDLVVVATPTNYLKPISQFSRPAYFVYESKTLDELLEELRKKDSHIAIVIDEYGQTAGLVTLEDILETLVGEIQDEYDRETTIPYTPIDSQTYLVSGDIDLKALDQIFENFSSLKGLSSADRLSGFILEKWGKIPKRGEILTLGNYRLEIKDIRRNRINKVLITKLKENDAS; encoded by the coding sequence GTGATTGGTTATTTACTAATTATTTGTCTTTTGTTAATATTATCTTTGCTTTTCTCGGGAAGCGAAACAGCCTTTTTTACCATCGCAGGACAAAAAGAAAAATTCCTCTCAGCTAATAGTTTTACTTCAAACAGCCAAACCAGCTTTATTAAAAATCTCTTAAACAACCCACCCCGATTATTATCAGTAATCTTAATCGGTAATTTATTGGTAAATACCACGGCTTCATCACTTTTTACACTCTTTGCCATAAAGTTAGCTGAACTCTGTTCATGGCCAACAAATTTAATATTAACTATTGGGGCTATCGCTTTTACAATAGTATTAATTATGATCGGAGAGATTACCCCTAAAATTTTAGCGGTTCGCAATCCCATAGGACTACTAAAGATTTCCTTGGGATTCATAAGGATAGTTTATAATACTTTGGGAGTGATTACTGCACCTCTAAATATTTGGGGCATGAAACTTGCTGAAAAAATTTCGAATATTTTCCATATACCCCCATTTCCCACAATTGAGGATATAAAAACATACATTGGCCATAGCGTGAAAAAGGGTACCTTATTACCTCAAGAAGAAGATTTTCTACTAAATTTAACCGAACTTACGACAAGACGGGTCTCGGAGATCATGACCCCCCGGATTAAAATGGTCTGTCTTAATGAAGACCTAACTGTCAAAGAAACACTAAGCCTAATTTATCAAAACAAATTACCTTTGGTTTCACGAATTCCGGTATACAAAAAAAGTATTGATCAGATTACCGGCGTTCTTTATATTAAAGACTTAGTAGTTGTAGCTACACCCACAAATTACTTAAAACCAATTTCTCAATTCAGCCGTCCAGCTTATTTTGTTTACGAATCCAAAACGCTTGATGAACTATTAGAAGAACTTCGAAAAAAAGATTCGCACATTGCCATTGTTATCGATGAATACGGCCAAACTGCCGGACTTGTAACCTTAGAAGATATTTTAGAAACTCTAGTTGGAGAAATCCAGGACGAATATGATCGAGAAACTACAATTCCTTACACGCCAATTGATTCTCAAACTTATTTAGTTTCAGGAGATATTGACTTAAAAGCATTAGATCAAATTTTTGAAAATTTTTCGAGTCTTAAAGGATTATCTTCGGCAGACCGGCTCAGTGGTTTTATTTTAGAAAAATGGGGTAAAATTCCGAAACGTGGCGAAATCTTAACTTTAGGGAATTACCGCTTAGAAATCAAAGATATACGAAGAAATCGAATTAATAAAGTTTTGATTACTAAATTAAAAGAAAACGACGCAAGCTGA